GTGTCTGTATGGGTTCATCCTCGACAGAGAACCCATGCAGAGCCAGCAGAAATACTGCATGCAGCCAGTACACGTCATTTTGTTACAGCCATCTAGTttctggcaggggaaagaaacaagaaacagcagTAAGAAAATCTCACCGTGTCAGTCTTCAGGCCTGTCTCTGTATGAGAACAGTCCTCAAAACCACATCAACTAATGAATACATTTTACCCCGACTCTATCATAACTCtcatattttttcactgttcaGGAGAATTAGGaactagaatcacagaactgtagaTTGGTTATAATACTAACAATAAtggaaatcagtatttttctgaagCTAGTTCTATTTACTGGCTGTAGTTTGAAACAGCGGCAGCCTGAAACACATGGAAAACAAAGGGATTCATATGGATCCGTATTCAACCTGGATCTTTTTAGTACTGGAGGCTGAACAACACCCAGCTGCTGTATTTACTCAAGTCCCTGAGCTCCAGAACCATCACCTCCTTTTCTATACAACGCAGACAGGAATGGAAAGTTCTCTTACCATTTCCTAGAAATTTACCTTCCCTGGTGAACTTGGAGGCTTTAAATAAATCTCTGTTCCAGCCTAAATACAGAACCGACTCCACAATTTATGTTAGTTTCTGTTATGGGTTCCTATGATTCTCCAGCTTTTCCCCTCCGTGCTCACCTCTATGTGAGTGCCACAGCAAGGACAAGACTTGGAGTTCTTTTCTAGCCATTCTTTACTCTCCATCTCCTCAAGAGCTTTCTGAATCACTCGTTTGCCGTAGCGTTGTTCCAAAAATCGTTTAGTTGCCTCGTCTGCTTCTAAATATTCATTTCGCAAATCCATTAATTTCTCTggggaataaaacaaaaaaaactcaaaacaaaaccaaaaagaaacaaagaaaccccCACTTTTGTAATATATAAAGAAGTCCAgctaatcatagaatagtttgggttggaggggacctttaaaggccatctagtcccaccccctgccacgagcagggacatcttcaagtagatcaggttgctcagagccccgtccagcctgaccttgaacagcAGCATAAAGTACTCTCAAAGGAAACTAACATCGTTaattaaaaagcaagtaaaacatTAGAATATCTAAGAAAAAGATGAGAATATTAAAACCCCTCTACCTCAAAATTCAACGGTTTTGCACTGTTTCATGATAAAAGAGACCAGACAATGGAATTACAACAAATCTACAAtgtaaaacaaactcaaaaatggaaatattttttctgaacacACATTTAATAAAACTTTGTCACATGATTTTGAGGCCAAACAGATagagaaacatctgcctgatTCCAACATCAACCCTGACGACAAAAAGTAGCAGACTCACaggaaagggtgaaaaaaaaaaaaggcatataaataaaattattcttccccTGTTATGGTCTCTCAGAATTTGGCAATCAGCAGTTTAGGGACTTTCTGAGCTGCAGACTGTCACCAAATGAATACTTTTTAATTGCCAGCAACAGACCTACTCCAAATGAACCTGTCTGATCTTTTAGAAAACTCACACGTTGATGAGTTTCCTTGCCTAATTTCTGATTTTCGGTCTTTTTCACACAAGACTTAATGGTTTCTTGATCCATTTCTGAAATACAACAACTCACCAGCAGTAACTTTGCACGGAGAGACCCCATGGTAAGTCATTTTACAGAGAGTACAAAAAGCGTAGTTACAACAGGAACATATGCCCATGGTGCAACCTGGTTCTTGCATGACGGGCGTCTGACAGCCTGGGCGAGGGCAATACACCACATCCGCCATCAGGTCCAAGCTGGACTGCAGAAGCAGGCGGTCATAGCGTGCAAACAGCTGCTCTCCAACCAACTCCTTAACCTAAACAAAGATCAAAGATAGATTACGTGCATCTGAAATTCTGAGCCTGCCAGCTTCAGCAAAAAAACAGTATCAATGAAAAAGTACCTACAGCTGCGATGAATCCACTTTATATTCTCCAATATGTCAAGAAATTACTCCTAGAATGCTATTTTAATAACAGTTAAATAATCAAATGAAAAGCATGTGGTGTCAAATGCAATGGGACATTAATTCAGGTCTCTGACAAATGCCAGTACCAATAGAGTGGGCAAAGTATAGAATCaactaggttggaagggacctttaagatcatcaagtccaaccatcaacccaacactgccaagtccaccactaacccatgtccctcagcaccacgtttgcccggcttttaaatgcctccagggatggtaattccatcacttccctgggcagcctgttccaatgcttgacaaccctttcagggaagaaatttttggCATTTTGCCAACACTGATGCCTCTGTGTGGCTCAGAGTATGGGAAAAAACTGCCCCGGGTCTATTCCCAATGCTCACCATGAAAAGCCACACCTTGTCTTCTGTAACTATTGGTAAGTTAGCACAACTCTACTGTCAGTGCTTGCACACTTCTATTACCTGGCCAGGAGTAGCAACAGAAGAACACTTCGGTTCTGGACAGTTGAGACAATGGACCTGCCCATCCCTGATCTGAATTTCAAAGTAGTCCTTCAGGCATGCTTTGCAGTACACATGGCTGCACTCGGTGAAGTACATACATTCACTGcccagcttctcacagaagcagaTATTGCACAAGTACATCTTACTGTTAAAGCTCTTCCTCCTCTGAGCCTGATCAAAGTCCAAGATTTCCCTAATCAGACTCGACAACGACTCCACATCCCGTACAGCTCTTGCATCGATGatttcttcttcagctgctgcagagcccgCTGCACCACCACAATCCTTCTCGGCAGCAAGAGGGACCAAAGGTGTCCTGCTCTGCCCACTCCCTTGATGGCACATTTTTAGCTCATAGGGGGAGGAAATATTCAAGTAACTCAgtgtttcttccttcagaaactgCATCCAGGCAAATAAGACCACACAGCCTCGATTCTCTTCCCATACGTTGTCTAAGTGTTTGCAAAGAGcactgagctggaaaaaaaaaaaatacaattacagATTTCAGTATGTTCTGACAACTCATTACTGTTTTCCTCTGCCACGGTCCTCCTTAATGCTTATTTAGATTTCAGATTGTGGAGTTTTTATAgatacataaaatacatataaaaataatgctCATAGATGCAAGCTTTTATTCCTCAGAATGGTGACCAAATACAAACACGTAGGAAACAAAAGAAGAGCCAACTGAAAGGGCAATGTAACTGCTTATGTCTTAATTTTACTTTCATCTACTATATTAACATCCACCCAAAAGAGCACTGTAAATTATGAACTTACTCCTGATCACAAAAGCTCTGTTAAAACGTTAAAACTGTGTTGCAAACCTGGGCCCGGGAGAGCCATTTGCCACTGAGGGTAAAGAGTGGCGGGGAAGTTGAGGGGTAGTCTGGCGGGAGTTCAAAGTTCAGCACGAGGGGAGGCAGAAAGCACACGGTGTATTCAAACCCGCTGTTCTGGAGGCTTTCTGTGGAATTGCCTGAATCTAAGAGAATTGAGAGAGTTtgagaaataacaagaaaatgaaaactaatgAACCGTAACTGTTTATGACAGCACCCAATATATCTCTTTTCATTTGATAAATTTCTGGGTTTAAAATCATTTATTCAACCCTAAATAACAGAACTTCTCAGTGCAGTAGAATTTCATGGGGTTGTACATATATGGTTAAATCACTAAACACCGGTACTGTGAAATATCAGACCCTACGCAAACCAAGAACCTGGAAAGACGTAccctcaaggggaaaaaaaaacacaacaacaaaacccaaaccaacagaaCTTAATTATTCTAAAGAAATACTATTACTCATCTCTAATTTTAAAGGTCACTAAAGAAGTTATGAGGATGAAATCACCCATTCGGACATAAACCCCACCAATACCACAAGCACAGTATCGGGTCAGTCGTGGCTTTCTCCGGTCAGTGCTCTACAGGTCGCTAAAGCAGCAACCATCTGAGCATGTACCAGATAATTAGCTTGTTAAAAACTAATTTTGGGATAAAACAAGACATCTCAACTCACCACTCACAAAAATTTTGAAGTTTTGGGGCAACTCCAGACAAATTCTTGTTTCTCCTCCTTGGGCTGACTCGGCTCTCTTAAACTCATCTTCATCATAAATACTCGCCAAAGCCAGCAGCTCATCCTCCTGAGCTTCTTTGTCTTCTGAAGACATTTAAATTTTCTGTGGAGTAACACCACTCTGCAAGATCAACTGAATTAACGcactattaaaattatttatttggggtACCTATTTTATAGTACTGTAAGATTTAGAAACCCAAGTATCTAATACATAATGACGTAAAATGTAATTAAGATTTTTTACAGGTTGAAAAAATATTGAtagctttataaaataaaacaaacaccttAACAGAACATTGAAAAGTCAAAAAGCAATCTGTCGTAAGTGTTAGTAGCTAAAGACtgctgtgagggggaaaaactAGTGAAACACACCAATGGCAAAAGCGACAGAGGGACATTTCAAtaattttgaaagggaaaacagacaccaccaccaccacccccaaaaaaaaccaagaaaaaggaaTTAGTAACAGTATCTCTCGTCCAGtgttccaaaacaaacaagcaaacagccACATTTATGACTAAAGTTATTGAAGATATCAATAAGCAGCTTCAAATCCTACACAAGCATCTTGCAGATGCACTCCTATACCATTTCAGTTCTAGATTTGGGGCAATAAAGCTACATTTAATGGATTACCTTTTTATTCACAACTGCGCAGCGGCAAAGCTGTAGGTTCTGGTGCTGACCAGGGACAGCCACGTTAGGAGGGCCAGAGCAGAGCCCCTGATCATTCCCCTGGGAGAACCGGAGGTCATAAAATTTTCCTCACATACGCCATGAAAAATGTTGACTTTTGTCATGGAAGTGCATATGGTTATGGCACCGGTACTTCTGAGGTGCCTGtagacaaataaacaaacaaatgctcAGAGGGATTAAAGTCCTCTCACCAATTTTGTTACGAACAGTAACTGATGTTTCGTTTGACCAGACATGCTCAGTAATTCAGAATAATCTCTTTACAGCTCTTATAGCAGTAACTTATTTATGTGTGTAAGCTGTGAACACTGCAGTTCTGTTACCTGTTATCGGGAGCCTGATAAGGGCTGAAATCTcaccctgctgcttccccccacACTATTCAGGGAGATTATTCACTGGTGAACAGCAAAGAAGAGGCAGCCCTTCCAAACCAGTAGCATGGGGAAGAAGAAACATAACCAAAAAAATATATGGGGAGCagtggaaaaattaaaggaaaaggtgAGTTTTCAGGTCAAGCTCCCTGACACAAGCAGCTGTACAactgttatttcagttttaaccaTTCCCATCTtttcctagaatcacagaatggtttgggttggaagggaccttaaagcccatcagtgccaccccctgccctgggcagggacacctcccaccacaccaggttgctccaagccccgtccagcctggccttgaacccctccagggatggggcagccacagcttctctgggcaacctgggccaggggctcaccaagaatttcttcctaatatctgaatctcccctctttcagtgtaaaaccgttccccctcctcctatggctcccctccctgctccagagtccctccccagctctcctggagccccttgagggactggaaggggctccaaggtctccccggagccttctcttctccaggctgaacccctccaactctctcagcctgtcctcacagcagaggggctccagccctcgcagcacCGTCCCGGCCCCAGCACACCACCTAAGCCGTGCCGGCAGCTCTCCTGAAGCTacgggcagcaccagcagccccgcACCCCCCATCCCGCCGGGGCGGAGGGAGGCCCGGGCCGCACCGGCCGCTCCCCAGGCCTGCGGCACAGTAGGGCCCGCTCCTCCTCCGCCCGGCCTCACCGTTACCTCAGCCGCGGGGAGCAGCGCGGGGCCAGGAACGGCGAGGCAGGGCCCGGCCCCTCACGGCACCACGGAGGCGGTGAAGGGAAGGGAGCGGAAGCGCAGGGCAGCCGGGCGCAGGCACGGCCCGGCTTcggccccgcagcgccgccgGCGACCGGGAGGAACAACCGCAGGGCCCGGCCCcagctcggcccggcccggccccggcgccccTCCGCCCTTCCCTCAGCAGCCCTATCAGCGGGTGTTTATTAGCGCTGCTTCATTAACGGGGGTTTCACACAACTCCACCCGTGCCAGCAAGAAAAGCATTGAAGCATTCCCGCCCCCGGATCGGACGGCCCCCCCTCAGGCCTGCCCCACCGCCATCGCAATCAACAGCGGGAGAAGCTCA
This is a stretch of genomic DNA from Larus michahellis chromosome 11, bLarMic1.1, whole genome shotgun sequence. It encodes these proteins:
- the RNF14 gene encoding E3 ubiquitin-protein ligase RNF14; its protein translation is MSSEDKEAQEDELLALASIYDEDEFKRAESAQGGETRICLELPQNFKIFVSDSGNSTESLQNSGFEYTVCFLPPLVLNFELPPDYPSTSPPLFTLSGKWLSRAQLSALCKHLDNVWEENRGCVVLFAWMQFLKEETLSYLNISSPYELKMCHQGSGQSRTPLVPLAAEKDCGGAAGSAAAEEEIIDARAVRDVESLSSLIREILDFDQAQRRKSFNSKMYLCNICFCEKLGSECMYFTECSHVYCKACLKDYFEIQIRDGQVHCLNCPEPKCSSVATPGQVKELVGEQLFARYDRLLLQSSLDLMADVVYCPRPGCQTPVMQEPGCTMGICSCCNYAFCTLCKMTYHGVSPCKVTAEKLMDLRNEYLEADEATKRFLEQRYGKRVIQKALEEMESKEWLEKNSKSCPCCGTHIEKLDGCNKMTCTGCMQYFCWLCMGSLSRMNPYRHFNDPSSPCFNRLFQAMHIDGEFWEAEDED